A single Leptospira biflexa serovar Patoc strain 'Patoc 1 (Paris)' DNA region contains:
- the metH gene encoding methionine synthase, which translates to MKFEYTNPSSKTLLKLLTERILVLDGAMGTMIQRHSLEEDDFRGDRFKDWPCSIKGNNDVLAITRPDIIESVHLEYLEAGADIIETNTFSSNIVSQADYKMESAVRDLNLAAVQCAKNAVAKYKEKTGKTEVFIAGSIGPTVKTASLSPDVNNPAFRAVTFDELVDCFYEQVSALLDGGVDLLLPETNIDTLNLKACIFAIEKVFEERKIRIPVVLSVTITDASGRTLSGQTGEAFYISIKHAKPLAVGINCALGAGEMRPYIEEISRVADCYVSCYPNAGLPNAFGGYDQTPDEFGGWMKNFAEAGFLNIVGGCCGTTPAHIQAAKEAVTSIKPRPLREQPKLSAFAGLEPLKLTKDQGFINVGERNNVTGSPKFKKLILDGNFEEAVQVALQQVQAGANIIDINFDEALLDGEASMTKFLNLISGEPDIARVPFMIDSSKWSVLLAGLKCIQGKPIVNSISLKEGEEVFLNHARTIQRFGASAIVMAFDEQGQAATRDEKVRICKRAYDLLVSKLDFDPTDIIFDPNILTVATGIEEHNNYAVDFIEATREIKKVCPGAKVSGGLSNISFSFRGNNPVREAMHSAFLYHAIQAGMDMAIVNAGMLEVYEQIPKDLLELVEDVLLNRRPDATERLIDAAGSFHGEAKVQKKDDVWRSGTVEERLTHALVKGIDEFVTQDTEEARQSLAKPLDVIEGPLMNGMKVVGELFGAGKMFLPQVVKSARVMKKAVAYLMPYMEEEKRNQKDESKQAKFLIATVKGDVHDIGKNIVGVVLACNNYEVIDLGVMVPCEKILETAKKENVAAIGLSGLITPSLDEMVYVAKEMERLEFKVPLLIGGATTSPAHTAVKIAEKYSQPVLHVMDASRVVNVMNSVLNPQTTKEYAKTVKEEQSRIREEFYSRENERNILPIADAIQNKFKADWDSYTPPKPSFTGIKVFDDVTLKDLIPFIDWSPFFLAWELKGRYPQILKDPIIGKEATSLYNDAQVILNQMLENPNLKPRAVVGMFPAVSHGETVEIFSDENKSKSLGFYPMLRQQTTKMSNQPNYSLADFVAPKEKNKNDYIGFFAVTAGHGIEELAKTYEVKHDDYNSILVKALADRFAEAFAEYMHHKMREDWGFGKDEQLTTEDLIREKYRGIRPAPGYPACPDHTEKRKIWKLLDVEKNAGIQLTESCAMWPASSVSGYYFSHPEARYFAIGKINEDQVDTYTKLKEMEKSEVERWLSPILNYDPSRKSKG; encoded by the coding sequence ATGAAATTTGAATATACCAATCCTTCTTCCAAAACTCTCTTAAAATTACTCACGGAAAGAATCTTAGTTTTAGATGGTGCTATGGGTACAATGATCCAAAGGCATTCGTTAGAAGAGGATGATTTCCGCGGGGATCGTTTTAAGGATTGGCCTTGTTCGATCAAAGGTAATAACGATGTACTTGCCATCACAAGGCCTGACATCATCGAATCGGTTCACTTAGAGTATTTGGAAGCTGGTGCTGATATCATCGAAACCAATACCTTCAGTTCGAATATTGTCTCCCAAGCAGACTACAAAATGGAATCCGCCGTTCGGGATTTGAATCTAGCGGCTGTACAATGTGCCAAAAACGCCGTTGCCAAATATAAGGAAAAAACGGGGAAAACAGAAGTATTCATTGCAGGATCCATTGGCCCAACGGTCAAAACGGCATCCCTTTCTCCTGATGTGAATAACCCTGCCTTTCGTGCGGTCACCTTTGATGAGTTAGTGGATTGTTTTTATGAACAAGTTTCCGCACTTCTCGACGGTGGAGTTGACTTGTTATTACCCGAAACCAATATCGATACGTTGAACTTAAAGGCATGTATATTTGCCATAGAGAAAGTATTTGAAGAACGAAAGATTCGTATCCCCGTTGTGCTTTCTGTTACGATTACAGATGCATCTGGCAGGACTTTGTCTGGTCAAACGGGAGAGGCATTTTATATATCCATCAAACATGCAAAACCACTTGCAGTAGGAATCAACTGTGCGTTAGGTGCAGGTGAGATGCGACCTTATATCGAGGAAATCTCTCGAGTGGCCGATTGTTATGTGTCTTGTTACCCGAATGCTGGTCTTCCCAATGCCTTTGGTGGCTACGACCAAACGCCAGATGAGTTTGGTGGTTGGATGAAAAATTTTGCTGAGGCAGGTTTTTTAAACATTGTCGGTGGATGTTGCGGGACCACACCTGCCCATATCCAGGCGGCAAAAGAAGCAGTGACTTCGATCAAACCTCGTCCTCTCAGAGAACAACCGAAACTCAGTGCCTTTGCAGGCCTTGAACCATTGAAACTTACCAAAGATCAAGGTTTTATCAACGTAGGAGAAAGGAATAACGTCACAGGATCTCCAAAGTTCAAAAAACTCATCTTAGACGGAAACTTTGAAGAAGCCGTACAGGTTGCCTTACAACAAGTGCAAGCTGGTGCCAATATTATCGACATTAACTTTGATGAGGCGCTTCTCGATGGCGAAGCGTCTATGACCAAATTTTTGAATTTGATTTCAGGGGAACCAGACATTGCTCGTGTTCCGTTTATGATCGATTCTTCCAAATGGTCGGTGTTACTGGCAGGCCTCAAATGCATCCAAGGAAAACCAATTGTCAATTCGATCTCCCTTAAAGAAGGGGAAGAAGTATTTTTAAACCACGCACGCACCATCCAAAGGTTTGGAGCTTCTGCGATTGTCATGGCATTTGATGAACAAGGCCAAGCCGCTACGAGAGATGAGAAGGTGAGGATTTGTAAACGCGCTTATGATTTACTTGTATCCAAATTGGATTTTGACCCAACCGATATAATTTTTGATCCCAATATCTTAACTGTTGCCACTGGTATTGAAGAACATAACAATTATGCTGTTGATTTTATCGAAGCAACACGAGAGATCAAAAAAGTTTGCCCAGGTGCCAAAGTATCAGGTGGACTCAGTAATATTTCCTTTTCTTTCCGAGGCAATAACCCTGTTCGGGAAGCCATGCACTCTGCCTTTTTATACCATGCCATCCAAGCGGGAATGGATATGGCAATTGTCAATGCAGGTATGCTTGAAGTTTACGAACAAATCCCCAAAGACTTACTTGAGTTAGTGGAAGATGTTTTACTCAATCGAAGGCCTGATGCCACCGAACGTTTGATTGATGCCGCAGGAAGTTTCCATGGAGAAGCCAAAGTCCAAAAAAAGGATGATGTTTGGCGAAGTGGAACCGTTGAAGAGCGACTTACCCATGCCCTTGTAAAAGGAATCGACGAATTTGTGACACAAGATACGGAAGAAGCACGCCAAAGTTTGGCAAAACCTCTCGATGTCATCGAAGGACCACTCATGAATGGTATGAAGGTGGTAGGGGAACTCTTTGGTGCTGGAAAAATGTTTTTACCACAGGTTGTGAAAAGTGCTCGTGTGATGAAAAAAGCAGTCGCTTACCTCATGCCTTACATGGAAGAAGAGAAACGGAACCAAAAAGACGAAAGTAAACAAGCCAAGTTCCTCATTGCCACCGTAAAGGGTGATGTCCATGATATTGGGAAAAATATTGTGGGTGTTGTACTTGCGTGTAACAACTACGAGGTGATTGATCTTGGTGTGATGGTTCCTTGTGAAAAAATCCTAGAAACTGCCAAAAAAGAAAATGTTGCGGCAATTGGTCTTTCTGGTCTCATCACACCTTCCCTTGACGAAATGGTGTATGTGGCAAAAGAGATGGAACGATTGGAATTTAAAGTGCCACTCCTCATCGGTGGAGCTACCACATCCCCTGCACACACTGCAGTGAAAATCGCAGAAAAATATTCGCAACCTGTATTACATGTGATGGACGCATCTCGTGTTGTGAACGTGATGAATAGTGTCCTCAATCCGCAAACAACAAAAGAATACGCAAAAACCGTTAAGGAAGAACAATCCCGAATTCGTGAAGAGTTTTATTCCAGAGAAAACGAACGAAACATTCTACCAATCGCAGATGCGATCCAAAACAAATTCAAAGCCGATTGGGATTCCTATACTCCGCCAAAGCCGAGTTTTACGGGGATAAAAGTATTTGATGACGTGACTTTAAAGGATTTGATTCCTTTTATCGATTGGTCTCCTTTCTTTTTAGCTTGGGAATTAAAGGGTAGATACCCACAAATCTTAAAAGATCCTATCATTGGAAAAGAAGCCACTTCCTTATACAACGACGCACAGGTGATTTTAAATCAGATGTTGGAAAATCCAAACCTCAAACCAAGGGCTGTCGTTGGAATGTTCCCTGCGGTTTCTCATGGCGAAACAGTGGAAATTTTTTCGGATGAAAACAAATCAAAATCCTTGGGATTTTATCCGATGTTACGCCAACAGACAACAAAGATGTCCAATCAACCTAATTATAGTTTGGCGGATTTTGTTGCCCCGAAAGAAAAAAACAAAAACGATTATATCGGATTTTTTGCAGTCACTGCCGGGCATGGAATCGAAGAATTAGCAAAAACCTATGAAGTCAAACACGACGATTACAATTCCATTTTAGTGAAGGCACTTGCCGACCGTTTTGCGGAAGCATTTGCCGAATACATGCACCATAAAATGCGTGAAGATTGGGGATTTGGAAAGGACGAACAACTTACCACAGAAGATTTGATCCGTGAGAAGTATCGTGGCATTCGCCCAGCACCAGGGTATCCAGCATGCCCTGACCATACCGAAAAACGTAAAATTTGGAAACTACTCGATGTGGAAAAAAACGCAGGCATCCAGCTCACAGAATCTTGTGCGATGTGGCCGGCGAGCAGCGTGAGTGGGTATTATTTTTCCCATCCTGAAGCACGGTATTTTGCCATTGGGAAAATCAACGAAGACCAAGTGGATACGTATACAAAGCTAAAAGAGATGGAAAAATCAGAAGTAGAACGTTGGTTATCACCAATTCTCAACTATGATCCGTCAAGGAAGTCTAAAGGGTAA
- a CDS encoding TolC family protein — protein MRIHNIHILLYTIIIYCFSGSIFGEGKKNIEGKINEILKTHPEVSLKFLEAKEKEFRSKHADVYPDPKIGFSYRSYPYRSGLNTDRARPDTPGMTGKEYSISQEIPFPGKLDLEKRILLSESELDYWSGVWIQNEFLKSYFELVLSIAAIERELFDLENLQKQLRTKVKLESSQYITNQFKLSNVLKTNNAIEKIKDKIIERNIVLKELKQSLEFYGNHIDTNPIKEEEIIEYLSNKEKFIEQELTQLTISQIPIIQYAEANQVKAIQESKKDEILHFPDFEVFISYMERRRKPFLLDSGPLNVAIMDNPEYAGDLWSAGVTVRLPVWSLSKVDDLNQSNALKITRLQKEKEKERKRIQSEYQATIESWRGNLERLKNFQSSLLPTLQKNVKTSLSSYSKGESALGESYDLIVETLELQSQLHQIQFRRWASVLKLLQLTNHLLPEGGKYED, from the coding sequence ATGAGAATTCATAACATTCATATATTATTATATACAATTATTATTTATTGTTTTTCCGGATCAATTTTCGGAGAAGGCAAAAAGAACATTGAGGGAAAAATTAATGAAATTTTAAAAACACATCCAGAAGTTTCACTTAAGTTTTTAGAAGCTAAAGAAAAAGAATTTAGATCGAAACATGCTGATGTTTATCCAGATCCTAAAATTGGATTTTCTTACAGGTCCTATCCTTATCGTTCTGGTTTGAATACGGATCGAGCAAGGCCTGATACACCCGGTATGACAGGTAAAGAATATTCCATTTCGCAGGAAATACCTTTCCCGGGGAAATTGGATTTAGAAAAACGAATTTTGTTATCTGAATCTGAATTAGATTATTGGAGTGGCGTTTGGATCCAAAATGAGTTTCTGAAATCTTATTTTGAGCTTGTTCTTTCTATCGCAGCGATTGAGAGAGAATTGTTTGATTTAGAAAATTTACAAAAACAATTGCGCACAAAAGTAAAACTGGAATCTAGCCAATACATAACAAATCAGTTTAAGCTTTCCAATGTTTTAAAGACAAATAATGCAATTGAGAAGATCAAAGATAAAATCATTGAAAGAAACATTGTTTTAAAAGAGCTGAAACAATCGTTAGAATTTTATGGAAACCACATTGATACTAATCCAATAAAGGAAGAGGAAATCATAGAGTATCTATCTAATAAAGAGAAATTCATCGAACAAGAGTTAACTCAATTGACAATTTCGCAAATTCCGATCATTCAATATGCGGAAGCAAACCAGGTAAAGGCAATCCAGGAATCCAAAAAGGATGAAATCCTACATTTCCCAGACTTTGAGGTTTTTATCAGTTATATGGAAAGGCGACGAAAACCTTTCTTATTGGATAGTGGCCCACTCAATGTCGCCATCATGGACAATCCAGAGTATGCGGGGGACCTTTGGAGTGCTGGTGTTACGGTTCGTTTGCCCGTTTGGTCTCTGTCGAAAGTAGATGATTTAAACCAATCCAATGCCTTAAAAATCACTAGGTTACAAAAGGAAAAAGAAAAAGAAAGAAAACGAATCCAATCCGAATACCAAGCTACCATTGAATCTTGGCGAGGGAATTTGGAACGATTAAAGAACTTCCAAAGTAGTCTTCTACCAACCTTACAAAAGAATGTCAAAACATCTCTTTCTTCCTATTCGAAAGGAGAATCTGCACTCGGTGAAAGTTACGATCTCATTGTTGAAACATTGGAATTACAATCTCAATTGCACCAAATCCAATTCCGAAGATGGGCTTCGGTTTTAAAATTATTACAACTTACCAATCACTTACTTCCAGAAGGAGGAAAATATGAAGACTAA
- a CDS encoding energy transducer TonB: protein MKQQGTILIIAFATFMCKSLTLSEKDKAFYNSYYKYCLESNELEIKSVNDSKYNSCLADAVLNNRKQLIDRILSQKPNVNYHDRNGFTALYYAAFFGEFDLMQKLISLGANKSLIFNGKNIQEIYNDKYLEKDNEPYLEENTAGLLKPFPKVHLQLRDLYPQKFKDLKSNRIVLLKLKIFKNGRVDSVEVLNKDIEQEFIDSAFIILSRTTFSPGVYKNKNVNCIHTIPINFSMDEEED from the coding sequence ATGAAACAACAAGGAACAATACTGATCATTGCATTCGCTACATTCATGTGCAAATCATTAACCTTAAGCGAGAAAGACAAAGCCTTCTATAACTCTTATTACAAATATTGTCTTGAATCCAATGAATTAGAAATAAAAAGTGTTAACGATAGTAAATATAATTCCTGTCTTGCCGATGCTGTCTTAAATAACCGAAAACAATTGATAGATCGTATTCTTTCTCAAAAACCAAACGTAAATTATCATGATCGAAATGGATTTACAGCGCTGTATTATGCTGCTTTTTTTGGTGAATTTGATCTAATGCAAAAATTGATTTCCTTGGGTGCAAATAAAAGCCTTATCTTTAATGGAAAAAATATTCAAGAAATTTATAATGATAAATATTTAGAAAAGGATAATGAGCCATATTTGGAGGAAAACACAGCAGGATTATTGAAACCTTTCCCAAAAGTACATTTACAATTAAGAGATCTTTATCCTCAAAAATTCAAAGATTTAAAATCGAATAGAATTGTTTTACTTAAATTAAAAATATTCAAAAATGGAAGAGTTGATTCAGTTGAGGTTTTAAATAAGGACATTGAACAAGAATTCATTGATTCAGCATTCATTATTCTCTCAAGAACTACATTCTCACCTGGAGTATATAAGAACAAAAATGTGAATTGTATCCACACAATTCCAATTAACTTCAGTATGGATGAAGAGGAAGATTGA
- the ahcY gene encoding adenosylhomocysteinase, giving the protein MSTATETKSERLPYKVKDISLAEWGREEIILAEKEMPGLMALRKEFGTTKPLKGARICGSLHMTIQTAVLIETLAALGADIRWSSCNIFSTQDHAAAAIAKAGIPVFAWKGETEEEYWWCIEQTLFFDGGKGPNMILDDGHDLTHYIHEKYPQLLADIKGVSEETTTGVIALHKKLKAGTLKIPAINVNDSVTKSKFDNLYGCRESLADGIKRATDVMLAGKVALVCGYGDVGKGSAASLRNFGARVIVTEIDPICALQAVMEGYQVLRVEDVIENADIIVTATGNDDIISLEHMKAMKDGAILCNIGHFDTEIQMARLNSEKGVIKKEIKPQVDKYTFPDGKSIIVLAEGRLVNLGCATGHPSFVMSSSFTNQVLAQIELYTTKYELGVFRLPKHLDEKVAALHLEQLGVRLTKLTQKQADYISVPLEGPYKPDHYRY; this is encoded by the coding sequence ATGTCCACAGCAACTGAAACAAAATCGGAACGATTGCCATACAAAGTGAAGGATATCTCTCTTGCAGAATGGGGAAGAGAAGAAATCATTTTGGCAGAAAAAGAAATGCCAGGTCTTATGGCACTACGTAAAGAATTCGGAACAACTAAGCCACTCAAAGGTGCAAGAATTTGCGGATCTCTTCACATGACAATCCAAACAGCGGTTCTTATCGAAACCTTGGCTGCATTAGGTGCTGACATTCGTTGGTCCTCTTGTAACATTTTTTCAACACAAGACCATGCAGCAGCAGCAATTGCAAAAGCGGGAATCCCTGTATTTGCATGGAAAGGGGAAACAGAAGAAGAATACTGGTGGTGTATTGAACAAACTTTATTCTTTGATGGCGGTAAAGGTCCAAACATGATCTTAGATGATGGACATGACCTAACTCATTACATCCATGAAAAATACCCACAACTCCTTGCAGACATCAAAGGTGTTTCGGAAGAAACAACTACAGGTGTGATTGCACTTCATAAAAAATTAAAAGCAGGAACATTAAAAATCCCTGCAATCAATGTGAACGACTCTGTAACAAAGTCAAAATTTGATAACCTTTATGGTTGCCGTGAATCCCTTGCTGATGGAATCAAACGTGCTACAGACGTGATGCTTGCTGGAAAAGTGGCACTTGTTTGTGGATACGGAGACGTCGGAAAAGGTTCGGCAGCATCCCTTCGTAACTTTGGTGCACGTGTGATCGTAACAGAAATCGATCCAATTTGTGCATTACAAGCAGTGATGGAAGGATACCAAGTACTTCGTGTAGAAGATGTGATTGAAAACGCTGACATCATTGTGACTGCAACTGGTAACGATGATATCATCTCTCTTGAACACATGAAAGCGATGAAAGATGGTGCCATCCTTTGTAATATTGGTCACTTTGATACAGAAATTCAAATGGCACGTTTGAATTCTGAGAAAGGTGTGATCAAAAAAGAAATCAAACCTCAAGTAGACAAATACACTTTCCCTGATGGTAAATCCATTATCGTCCTTGCGGAAGGAAGACTTGTGAACTTAGGTTGTGCAACAGGCCACCCATCTTTCGTAATGTCTAGTTCCTTCACAAACCAAGTTTTGGCTCAAATTGAACTTTATACTACGAAATATGAGTTGGGTGTGTTCCGCCTTCCAAAACACTTGGATGAAAAGGTAGCTGCACTTCATTTGGAGCAGTTGGGTGTTCGTTTGACAAAACTCACTCAAAAACAAGCTGATTACATCAGCGTTCCATTAGAAGGTCCATACAAACCGGACCACTACCGCTACTAA
- a CDS encoding ATP-dependent 6-phosphofructokinase, with product MNENDTKVEQFGPCTFPNPAGYDYWTEDNSVVLFQTIFSGPDDAKKTIETSPVFFEQAGPKEKIYFRPEEVTAGIVTCGGLCPGINDVIRALVMELHYRYKVPRILGFPFGYEGLVKKFGHRPIELTPDKVAHIMNFGGSILGSSRGNQKIEEMVDTLFLYGVKMLFCIGGDGTLRGAQAIQEEVKKRKEDIAIVGIPKTIDNDINYVQKTFGFSTAFSKAVEAVNCAHEEAKGAPNGIGLVKLMGRHSGFIAVNSALASKNVNFVLIPELDFDLEGEGAFLPVLKDRVQRRGHAVVIIAEGAGQKYFEDKGEKDRSGNKKLADVGVYIKDKITEYFQKEGVALNLKYIDPSYIIRSVPANAEDSVFCGFLAQNAVHAAFAGRTGCVVGIWNNVFTVMPISLAIAERKVLRPERSTLWRALLASTGQPNSMKAKV from the coding sequence ATGAATGAAAACGATACAAAAGTAGAACAATTTGGACCTTGTACCTTCCCAAACCCAGCGGGGTATGACTACTGGACAGAAGACAATTCGGTTGTGCTCTTCCAAACCATCTTTTCTGGACCAGACGATGCAAAAAAAACCATCGAAACAAGTCCCGTTTTCTTTGAACAAGCCGGTCCGAAGGAAAAAATCTACTTTCGACCCGAAGAAGTGACAGCAGGGATCGTTACCTGTGGGGGACTTTGCCCTGGGATCAATGATGTGATCCGAGCACTTGTGATGGAATTGCACTATCGTTATAAAGTACCGAGGATCCTCGGATTCCCTTTTGGGTATGAAGGGTTAGTGAAAAAATTTGGACATAGGCCCATTGAACTCACTCCTGATAAGGTGGCTCATATCATGAATTTTGGTGGGTCCATCCTTGGGTCTTCCAGGGGCAATCAGAAGATTGAAGAGATGGTCGATACTTTGTTTTTATATGGTGTGAAGATGTTGTTTTGTATCGGAGGGGACGGGACCTTACGCGGAGCCCAAGCCATCCAAGAAGAAGTGAAAAAACGAAAGGAAGACATCGCCATCGTAGGCATTCCCAAAACCATCGACAACGATATCAATTATGTCCAAAAAACATTTGGATTTTCGACAGCCTTTAGTAAGGCGGTGGAAGCTGTGAACTGCGCCCATGAAGAAGCAAAAGGAGCACCGAATGGGATTGGTCTTGTGAAACTGATGGGGCGCCACTCCGGATTCATTGCTGTGAATTCTGCTTTGGCTTCTAAGAATGTAAACTTTGTCCTCATCCCTGAACTTGATTTTGATTTAGAAGGAGAGGGTGCTTTTCTGCCTGTTTTAAAAGACAGAGTGCAGAGACGAGGCCATGCGGTTGTCATCATCGCCGAAGGGGCAGGGCAAAAGTACTTCGAAGACAAGGGAGAAAAAGATAGATCGGGTAACAAGAAGTTGGCGGACGTTGGTGTATACATCAAAGATAAAATCACCGAATACTTTCAAAAAGAAGGTGTGGCACTGAATCTAAAATACATTGACCCGAGTTACATCATTCGTTCCGTGCCTGCCAATGCGGAAGATTCCGTGTTTTGTGGATTCCTAGCTCAAAATGCCGTGCACGCTGCGTTTGCAGGTCGTACAGGATGTGTGGTCGGGATTTGGAACAATGTGTTTACGGTGATGCCCATTTCTTTGGCGATTGCAGAACGAAAGGTACTTAGGCCAGAGCGGAGTACGTTATGGCGAGCACTCCTTGCTTCCACGGGCCAACCGAATTCGATGAAGGCGAAAGTTTAA
- a CDS encoding heavy metal-binding domain-containing protein has translation MKTKTLILVSLIFALFMVSCGETSHNHKEVYTCPMHPQIEMDHPGECPICGMQLVKKEEDSDGSNHAIHKANEDEKKTNLGSGLNLSENKQSILNLDTVIVAKGEIRKSINLSGQVAYDPEIFATVNEYKSIPSDGEWGKDLKKGIRLKFAKLGLSDSQVNYVLSKNTDLFLTGKSGKFSLLVFQVYENDSSYLKVGKKIELTNTSDPSLPMSARIVAIGNLISEETRTLAVWCEVIDTTNIFKPQMYVQGAYEIQKLNVLRIPKESILPTGKSDLVYRKAGLNQFVPKKIKTGFTSSEWVEVIEGLEENDEIVSKASFLLDSESKLKLGGENNDQHNH, from the coding sequence ATGAAGACTAAAACGTTAATACTCGTCAGTTTGATTTTTGCACTCTTTATGGTTTCATGTGGAGAAACATCACATAACCATAAAGAGGTGTACACATGTCCGATGCACCCGCAGATTGAAATGGACCATCCAGGAGAATGTCCGATTTGTGGCATGCAACTTGTCAAAAAAGAAGAAGACTCTGATGGATCTAATCATGCCATTCATAAGGCAAATGAGGATGAGAAAAAAACGAACCTCGGATCAGGATTAAATTTATCTGAGAACAAACAATCAATTTTGAATTTAGATACGGTCATCGTGGCAAAAGGAGAAATTCGTAAATCCATCAATCTTAGCGGTCAAGTCGCTTATGATCCTGAAATTTTTGCAACAGTGAATGAGTATAAATCGATTCCAAGTGATGGAGAGTGGGGCAAAGATTTAAAAAAAGGAATTAGGTTGAAATTCGCCAAATTAGGATTAAGTGATTCACAAGTAAACTATGTCCTTTCTAAGAATACGGATTTGTTTTTAACAGGTAAGTCAGGAAAATTTTCCTTACTTGTATTTCAGGTGTACGAAAATGACAGTTCTTATCTGAAAGTGGGGAAAAAAATTGAACTGACCAATACTTCAGATCCAAGTCTCCCGATGTCTGCAAGAATCGTAGCCATAGGGAATCTAATCAGTGAAGAAACTCGTACACTTGCTGTTTGGTGTGAAGTAATCGATACAACAAATATTTTCAAACCTCAGATGTATGTCCAAGGTGCGTATGAAATCCAAAAATTGAATGTATTACGTATTCCAAAAGAATCCATTTTACCGACAGGAAAATCTGATTTAGTTTATCGTAAAGCTGGACTAAATCAATTTGTCCCCAAAAAAATCAAAACTGGTTTTACTTCATCGGAATGGGTAGAAGTCATCGAAGGACTCGAAGAAAATGATGAAATTGTTTCCAAAGCAAGTTTTCTTTTGGATTCCGAATCAAAACTAAAGTTAGGTGGAGAAAACAATGATCAACACAATCATTAA
- a CDS encoding ferredoxin family protein has product MAYVVTEICVDCKYTSCAAVCPVEAFHEAPDTLYIDPDTCIDCNACQYECPIDAIFPDYDVPEKHKPSIEVNAKEANKFPVIVTTKPPLKGAKCSDPSK; this is encoded by the coding sequence ATGGCGTATGTTGTAACTGAAATTTGCGTTGATTGTAAATACACAAGTTGTGCTGCAGTTTGTCCTGTGGAAGCTTTTCACGAAGCTCCAGACACATTGTACATCGATCCAGATACTTGTATTGATTGTAATGCTTGTCAATATGAATGTCCGATTGATGCGATTTTCCCGGACTATGATGTCCCTGAAAAACACAAACCTTCAATCGAAGTGAACGCAAAAGAAGCAAATAAATTCCCGGTCATCGTAACGACTAAACCACCTCTCAAAGGTGCAAAATGTTCCGATCCGAGTAAATAA
- a CDS encoding ArsR/SmtB family transcription factor has protein sequence MATETLLINRNSSPLLAGAKAISDETRIRILHILSFGAFSVNEVVEILGMGQSRISRHLKILTEAGLIGSRREGSLVYSFLPDEESMGLKFPMELTKLLLSYKEDLPSWERDQKMVHQILEAREKKSKSFFDGVAESWEKLQEETLHPKLYRSWILQELPTCENILDLGCGPGGLIPFLLNKAKHVTGVDNSSRMIENASIHLGKNPSVDLIQTPMEHLPLSANSCDAVVASMVMHHISHPPTVLEEIARVLKPGGVLCIVDLGKHNAEYMRDNFADLWLGFEPELFESWLSNAGFRVETIGEIQTDSSFKILTIKATKE, from the coding sequence ATGGCGACTGAAACCCTGCTCATCAATCGAAATTCTTCCCCTTTGCTTGCGGGAGCGAAAGCCATTTCTGATGAAACACGGATTCGGATCCTTCATATCCTGAGTTTCGGGGCATTTTCGGTGAACGAAGTGGTAGAAATTTTAGGAATGGGCCAGTCTCGCATCTCCCGTCATTTGAAAATCCTAACAGAAGCAGGACTTATTGGTTCTAGGCGGGAAGGTAGTTTGGTTTATAGTTTTTTACCAGATGAAGAATCCATGGGTTTAAAATTCCCAATGGAGCTCACAAAACTTTTGTTATCATATAAAGAAGACCTCCCATCTTGGGAAAGAGACCAGAAGATGGTCCACCAAATCCTCGAGGCACGTGAGAAAAAATCCAAATCCTTTTTCGACGGTGTGGCCGAGAGTTGGGAAAAATTACAGGAAGAAACCTTACATCCAAAACTCTATCGGTCTTGGATCTTACAAGAACTCCCTACTTGCGAGAATATTTTAGATTTAGGGTGTGGGCCTGGTGGTCTCATCCCTTTTTTGTTAAACAAAGCCAAACATGTTACGGGTGTTGACAACTCCTCTCGTATGATTGAAAATGCGTCCATCCATTTAGGTAAAAATCCAAGTGTGGATCTCATCCAGACGCCAATGGAACATCTGCCTCTTTCGGCAAACTCTTGTGATGCGGTAGTTGCATCTATGGTGATGCACCATATTTCCCACCCACCAACCGTACTCGAAGAAATTGCACGTGTATTAAAACCTGGTGGCGTACTTTGTATCGTCGATTTAGGGAAACATAATGCAGAATATATGCGTGATAATTTTGCGGACTTATGGCTTGGATTTGAACCAGAATTATTTGAATCCTGGTTATCCAATGCTGGGTTTCGTGTAGAAACCATTGGAGAAATCCAAACTGACTCAAGTTTTAAAATTTTAACAATCAAAGCAACAAAGGAATAA